A part of Thalassophryne amazonica chromosome 3, fThaAma1.1, whole genome shotgun sequence genomic DNA contains:
- the LOC117507949 gene encoding LOW QUALITY PROTEIN: ammonium transporter Rh type B-like (The sequence of the model RefSeq protein was modified relative to this genomic sequence to represent the inferred CDS: inserted 2 bases in 1 codon) → MSASTSLRVRLPVLVLTLEVVMVVLYALFVTYDDNTNAKLRNNQTEPMQNSMYYDYPYFSDVQVMIFIGFGCLLAFFRFYGFSGLVFNFLTAAFTVQWAILMQGFFQFYSNGKIHLGVINLVNAEFACAVVLISFGAVIGKTSPVQLLVMATLETXIFAVTEWAVLKYIRINDAGGSILIHLFACYFGLGVTFVLYRPSLNNGHAKEITSYQSDILSVMGTLFLWVFWPSFNSALTLKGDPQHRAVLHTFIGLCSSTITAFALSAMFNKRGKFTMADIQNVTLAGGVTVGASVDMMVSPVAAYALGIMGCTACFFGYKYLTPFLATRMRIQDQCGIHSLHGLTGLISSIAGICAILLATEETYGPSLYQIFSHRAPPKGDPKLLELQQLIPRLKPGLGCTAKEQALYQVAAIFSTIAASAIGGLLTGLVLKSSMMASPSDEDCFDDEVFFDMPSDFDTIEALNKLNSSDTKYQTTDPDTKV, encoded by the exons ATGAGTGCGTCTACAAGTTTAAGGGTGCGTCTGCCCGTCCTTGTGCTCACATTAGAGGTTGTCATGGTCGTGCTTTATGCTCTCTTTGTCACTTATGATGACAATACCAATGCTAAGCTGCGAAACAATCAGACGGAGCCCATGCAGAACTCCATGTATTATGACTATCCCTACTTTTCAGATGTCCAGGTGATGATCTTCATCGGTTTTGGCTGCCTGTTGGCCTTCTTCAGATTCTATGGTTTCAGCGGACTGGTCTTCAACTTTCTTACAGCTGCCTTTACAGTCCAGTGGGCTATTCTGATGCAAGGCTTCTTCCAGTTTTACTCCAATGGTAAAATTCACTTGGGAGTCATCAACCTGGTGAACGCTGAGTTTGCTTGTGCTGTGGTGCTCATCTCTTTTGGAGCTGTGATTGGGAAGACCAGTcctgtgcagctcctggtcatggCCACGTTGGAGAC TATTTTTGCAGTGACAGAGTGGGCTGTGCTGAAGTATATTCGGATAAATGATGCAGGTGGTAGCATTCTTATTCACCTGTTTGCCTGCTACTTTGGTCTAGGAGTGACATTTGTTTTGTACCGTCCTAGCCTGAATAACGGACATGCAAAAGAGATCACTAGTTATCAATCTGACATCCTCTCTGTAATGGGTACTTTGTTCCTCTGGGTGTTTTGGCCTTCATTCAACTCTGCATTAACTTTAAAGGGTGATCCTCAGCACAGAGCAGTACTCCACACATTTATAGGTCTATGCTCATCCACTATCACGGCTTTTGCGCTCTCGGCAATGTTCAATAAGAGAGGCAAGTTCACAATGGCTGACATTCAGAATGTGACTCTGGCTGGTGGTGTGACTGTTGGAGCTTCTGTGGACATGATGGTTTCCCCAGTAGCTGCATATGCCCTGGGCATCATGGGATGTACTGCCTGCTTCTTTGGATACAAGTACCTGACCCCCTTTCTCGCCACACGCATGAGGATCCAAGACCAGTGTGGCATTCACAGTCTCCATGGGCTCACTGGCCTCATTTCTTCCATAGCAGGAATCTGTGCTATCCTGCTAGCCACCGAGGAGACCTACGGGCCCAGCTTGTACCAGATATTTTCTCACAGAGCGCCACCTAAAGGAGATCCTAAGCTGCTGGAACTACAACAGCTGATTCCGAGGTTGAAGCCAGGCTTGGGTTGTACAGCCAAAGAACAGGCCCTCTACCAGGTTGCAGCTATTTTCTCCACCATCGCAGCATCTGCTATTGGTGGTTTGCTGACTGGTTTGGTCTTGAAGTCATCAATGATGGCATCCCCATCTGACGAGGACTGCTTTGATGATGAGGTTTTCTTTGATATGCCCTCTGATTTTGATACCATAGAAGCACTTAATAAATTGAATTCCTCAGACACAAAATATCAGACGACTGATCCAGACACTAAGGTCTGA